TAGATTAGTGTGCTAATTTGAtcaatttttattagtaaatactGTTAAACATACTATTGTactgtatgcatgtatttttattgttgacGATGGTGGCTCTTGTGAAAACGATCTGAATGAGACTTTAAAAtgcttttcttcctttctttccttACTCCTTTTAATATGTTGTAATCTTCATCGTTAAGTTACATTTTGTTCTAATTGTTCAGTCATAGTTTTAATATCTTGAAATCTGTAGCATGAAGTATTTTGCGGTGAAGCATCGCGTGCTTTGTTCATCCACAGCCTCTGCTGCTCCGCAAACAAGAGCATGAGAAGAAGCGCAAGGAGATCAAGGAACAGTGGCTGAAGGCCAAGAGAAAACTGGTAACGTTTCCTTTTATCCCTCTTATGAGCTACCAGAACACTTATATAGCCAGGAGGAGTCTACATGCACTAAACCATATGAGACGCTAGCAGCGCAGGTCTGTAAGGGTTGTTGTGTGTTTGAACACAGATGGAGTGTGAAGCCAACCTTCGCAGGGCCAAGCAGGTCTACATGACCCGCTGCGAGGAGTACGACAAGGCCAGGACGGCGGCTAACAGGGAGGAGGGCGGCAGTTCTACCACCAAAACTGTAGACAAGAAGAAACGGCTGGAGGAAGAGGCCCGCAACAAGGTCCGACTCGGCACTCCCACAATGCATCTCTCATATTTTTGCAGGAACGGAGGTTCAGTGGTTAAcgggttgtgtttttgtgtgggtCTCAGGCTGAGGAGGCCGAGGCCACGTACCGGACGTGTATCGCAGATGCCACCACTCAACACCAGGAGCTGGAGCACATGAAGGTCACGGTCCTGCGGCAGATCCAGGAGGTCATCAAACAGAGCGACCAGACCATCCGCTCGGTAAACACTTCACACTCACTAGATAAAATAAAACCGGTTTTATCCATTACTTATTAATCTTTACATCTctatatgaaaaatgtattaaaaaaaccGACAAATGAAATTGAGGAGCAAcacaagtttttttgtttttttttcggaGGGTATTTTGTACAAGACTCGCTTAGACTGTGACCCAAAAATCAATTTAAAGTACACATTATAAAATACAAGggaaatatttcaaaacatagtAAATATATCAGGGAAGTATGCAAAATGACAGCAAATTtgtaagggaaaaaataaaaaaatacaacaagtattaatattttgcaaTCCAGCTCGGATGGATagatatttgtaatataaaatgtgtattttcggTATTTTTGAATTTCTCTGTTTTTAAACACAGAAAATGTGTATATAAGGATATTTCTAAATGTAGCAaatatttaaagacatttttatataaagcAGATACTTTTGGGAGTATTTTGAGATccagcaaatatatttttaagaaaatatttattctgTACTTTTTCATTTTGAAACTTGTATAgcagcatgttgttgttgttgttgtggaccGCAAATGTATTTAAGGACCTTTTTTTTAATGAGGCAAATATTTTTGAAGCATTTATATTGAGGAAATAGCAAAATATGGcaaatgtataatttcaaaatgcagaattcaaatgaaatatcttcaatatagaaaatataattaagaatctattttaaaatagaGTTTAATGGCTGGTAATATTTATGGCTAGTCAATTTCAAAGTCATAAAGTTGACTTTAAACTCGCTAAATGTTTGGAATGAGACCTTTTTAAGGTTGTTTTTCTGTAGTATTGTGTGTATACTTGATCAATGGCCCGTTCATGCAGTACTCAGATTAACATGGTCAAAAAAAATTCTCACCAAGAAAACTTTTAAATACAAATCCATCTTGAGCAGTTTTAAccgtgtgaaactctttccaggCCACCATCTCCTACTACCAGATCATGCACATGCAGACGGTAGCGCTGCCGGTGCACTATCAGACGCTGTGTGAGAGCAGTAAACTGTACGACCCGGGACAGCAGTACGCCACGCACGTCAAAGACCTTCAGATGAGCGAAGAGCCCGAGACGCATTACGAGTTTGAGGCCTACTCTGCCTCCTCCAGCCAGTAAAAAACAGTCCTCTTGCTTTTAGACATGGAATATGATGGAAGTGGATGTGAATACTACAGTGAGGTGTTGTATTGTCTTGAATTCAGGCCGTCAGTCAGAGCTCGTGCAGACAGCGCTGAAGCTCACAGTAGTGCTGAAGCCCCGCCCACCGCTGGAGAAACGGGAGATACGAGCGCCTCTCACAAAGAGGAACACAAGAGAGGTATGTGCAGTGATATATAAAGAGGTGCTTGTttggattagattttttttttttttggcatgtaaTGAATATCTAAAATAGTTGCACGAATGATTGTGAATTGTGTTACTTTTCAGCTCGAGGTCAAATGACCCACAAATCCTGGGGCTCCACAGTGAGCGACACAGACAGTGTGGGAGGAGGAAGTGGCCTGGGATCCCCCACTACCAGCACAGGTACAACTTCCTGCCAtgactaataaaacaaaacaaaaaaaggggggggggggtataacgGTAAACAAACATGATGATTGATTACATACTTTGGTTTTGACGTCGCTGTTCAGTATGTTTCAGTACAACAGGAGGAAAAAACTAAatgggtttgtttttgttttttttacaatggttTACAGAACAAATGGCTCTTTCTTTAAggaaatttaattacaaattttcttggggaaaaaaatctacCTCAACTTTTGCTCCAAACTATACAGAGCTCTTTTCCATTAGGCTATTCCATTAGACTTGAATTCAGTTACGATCTATTTTTAACTTCAACACtcaaattataaaattgtatacaCAATCATTtcgaaaaaataaaatttacttgaCTTTAAATTATCCAATTTGTATTTGTTGTTGAAATGTAGTAATTTACAGGGTCATAACttgtttcacaaaatattaatttaaatgtatgcattaattTAGACCTCATTaaccggtaaaaaaaaaaaaagatgaaatataGGCCTAAagtgtaatattttacaaaatgctCTTCTCTAGACCGCATTTCTCTAGCTATGGACACTGAAGACTTGCCTGAGGTAAATTAAATGCTACGTGATGTTTTGCTTGCAAGCTCTTTCGACGCTTGAAACGCTTATAGGCCTATTGAGCGATTACGCAAGGGGTGAGATGTTCATTCctgtatattttgcattaaaagtAGTAATAAAGATGAAGGGATGATTGCGTTCTGTGCTTCTGTCCGTTAGGAGTGAGGCGTTAGTTTACAGCGATATGTCGCGCCACATCAAATACCATAAAAAAAGGCCTGTATTGTCTGATTTCCTGAAAATTTAATGATTTGTATCGAACCGAAGACCCATACCGACAATTTTCGATACAAATAcatgtaccattacacccctaactaataaaaataagtgtgtgtataatatattttcaatttgcattaacagtttttattgtattttttttttctctaggtGACATAAGTAAAATGACCCGAACATCATCTACAGGAACCATGTCATCAAATGAAGACGCAGATGAGAAAGACTCAAATGTTACTTCCTTTGAAACGCCAAGTAAGACAAAATAGCGCACAAGTGTTTTCCTTTCTAATCTGTGCCTGTCCTCCAGTTTCTCACGGTCTGCTCAACGTTTTCCAGATATAAACGGCATCGAGCCTGAGATCGTGGTGCCCACGGGCCCGTTCAGGAACGTGGGTCTGTCGAAAGCCGCTCAGACGCACAAACTGCGCAAACTGCGCTCCCCGTCCAAGTGCAGAGAATGTGACAGCTACGTTTATTTCCAGGGAGCCGAGTGCGAGGAGGTGAGGTCACGCCGGCTGCATTTGGGCATCGTGTTTGAAATAAGCCGggatattaaaggaatagttcacccaaaaacgaaagttcagtcattaattactcgccttcatgtcgttccaaacccgtaagaccttcgtttatcttcagaacacatttagatattttttaatgcactccgagagctctctgaccctctatAGACTGCAAGGATCCTTGCATGATTGTCAAAAATattagatttcatcaaaaatatcttaatttgtgttctgaagataaacaaaggttTTATGGTTTGAAACAGAGTAATGACACAGTTTCCATTTTGGGGTGAGCTGCTCCTCTAAAGTCTGATTTGCTCTTGGCAGTGTTTCCTGGCCTGTCACAAGCGCTGCTTGGAGACTTTGGCCATTCAGTGCGGCCACAAGAAGCTCCAGGGTCGCCTTCAGCTGTTCGGGCAGGATTTCTCTCAGGTGTCCGGCAACAGTCCTGACGGCATCCCCTTCATCATCAAGAAGTGCATCGGCGAGATCGAGAGAAGAGCGTTGAGAATGAAGGTACGTTGAGATCCAGCAGGTCTCGGCCAATAGAAATGCAGGATCGTGCTGATGGTCCTCCTCTCTGTCAGGGTATTTATCGCGTGAATGGGGTGAAGACGCGGGTGGAGAAGCTGTGCCAGGCGTTTGAGAACGGCAAAGAGCTGGTGGAGCTGTCACAGTCCTCGCCACACGACATCAGCAACGTACTGAAGCTGTACCTGCGGCAGGTGAGCCACCACTGCATCACCACATGCATCATAATATTGTGGAAATGGCATTTTGGGGTTTTCTATATTTTCTCTATTATacgaaaacttaaaaaaaattatattgtaatattatattatattatttttggttCACCTAAACGAaactaatttaatataatatcatttgttttgtatttattaatgcaaCTTAATCGAAATAATTCATTTATACATTGTTCTCTTAAATCACattataaatctgaatatattatattaaacctCATCATAACAAAATTTGCATTTGTAGAGTTCCCTCAAATaacccaaatgtatttaaattttaattaaaaactttactataaataaaaattatctgatttattaataataatgtttatagcattctattacattaaaaattacgTTATTAATAGAAAAGTAACAATTAGCATTTTTGGATTCCCCAaatgtgacttatttatttttttcagttatgttAATAAAGCAAAAATCCAAACTCATTGTCCACACGCTGATGTAAATGatccataaaatgtatttaatgatgtAACGTTTTGACCATCAGGTCTTCGTCAAGCACagttatattaataattcataattaacaataatacttTTTCATTCACAAAAATTctgaatatttatattaaaaacatttaatatataatatataatattttaatatattacaacacTGCATTTTTGTTCAACAGATCCTTTAACTGTTCCCTGTGACAGTAAGCTGCACTCATTGTTAGCAGTGGCTTTCATATCCTCATATGGTCACATGAAGTCAGTTGTTACATCCTTATTTTGTATTTCTGTCTGTTCCTCAGCTTCCAGAGCCCATCATGCCCTTTCGTCTCTACAATAGTCTGATGGGTCTAGCGAAGGAAAGTCTGGCTGTAGTGGGCCCAGAGGGAGCAGAGACGGGCAAAGGGCCCGACCTGGTGGACCTCGGCCCTGAGACAGACCCTGAACTCTTGGCCCTCGTGGGCAGGCTCAAGAACCTCCTCAAAGAGCTGCCCAGACCAAACACCGCCACTCTGCGCTACATAGCACGCCACCTGAGAAGGTACAGAGCCTAGAATTGACTTCCTCTCACATTTCTGACTCGGCCAAACTCGGTTTATCAAACACTGATTATTTGGTTAATGTCCCTCTGTTTTCAGGATTGCAGAACTGGAAGATGACAATAAGATGAGCCCGAGTAATCTGGGGATCGTGTTTGGCCCCTCACTGATGCGGCCCCGGCCCTCAGGGGCCACGGTGTCTCTGTCGTCTCTGGTGGACTACCCATATCAGGCCCGCATAGTGGAGACCCTCATTGTGTTTTATCCCACCATTTTCCATTCGGACTCCAGTCGGTCTGCAAGCGCCAGCAGCGCCCACACACAGTCTCTACAGCAGGTCTGAGATTCATACGCAGTTGATCAGATCTCTCCTGTTGTGCAAGCGGTGCCTTTTAATGGGAGGTCCGCTGGTTAACCTGTTAATGCAGAACAAATGTGATGTTTTGCTCCTTGCAGGAAAGCAGCATTGATGTAGAAGAGCACTGTTCGAATGATGAACGAGGAGTCGCAGATGAACCCGGCGCTGCAGAGACGGACAAGTTAGAGGGCCATGGTATTACAGACTTTTATTCCTAATATTATTGATTTACTTTCTTCAGATGCATTGTGTATTTTGATTTatcttttgatattttaattgttttaaatgttatacatttaatttgtttgaattcatatcaatttatttttaatatattttatatagtcataatttttaaataactttgtaAGTTGTTCACTTTATTTGgccatattatatacacacacacataagcctttcatattaaatgtatttcaaattcatatttatgtatatgtgtgtgtgtgtgtgtaaaattcaattacagcattattttaatatttagaaatattagaaTTGTATTTCTATTGTATCTTCATTTTTCCTTTTCccccttttaataaaaaaatataaccttattaatattttaaaccatttttaaatgcatattttacactttgtattctattttcatttgcttttcatgttgtatttttaatgtaaataccaatatattaatgtaaatgtaagatttatatttaaatcaccattattttaatttttttatatatatactctgtAGGTGTTTATCTTCATTTGACTTATTCATATTACTTGTCTAGTTATTCATACAGTAATTTCAATGATAAGTTTTGCATTCAATCAAATAAtaaaagatattatatataatatctacAGTGATCTGTCATATATCAGCAGAGAGTTCGACGGGAACGCTTGGTTCTCTGGAACACAGTCTGGACTCGGATTCGGAAGCAGACGAGGAACAGACCAGAGGTGATCTTCAGCCCCCCAGTCCTACAGACCAGGCACTCGACTCTACCACTGAAACCCAAATGAGACCACCCGTGCTCCTCGTGAACCTGCAGTGTCCCTCCAGCTCAAACCCCAACAGTGACCCCCCCGCCCCCCCTGAGAGCGAGCCGCCCGAGTTCGAGGAAGCAGAGGAAGCGCCCACAAGCTCGCTGGCAGCGTTAAACATCAGTCAGAGTAACACCACAACACTCACTCTCTGAGTTCACCACAGCACGGGCTTGTCTGGAACATCCAGTCTGGggggtttttattttaatatttaaagtactTCCGCTTAGAATCCtgcaaaaatgtttcaaatggttTTTAgctttatcttacaaaaacagcGGTTCATCTCCGGTGTCTTCATGCTTTGTGTCTTATGAAATCTTATACTCCGAGTGTTGAAGAATATCTCtgttaattttatgtttgtacttgtcttttaataataaaaaaattagtgattttaaaaaatatcagtttacagccAATGGAAACTAATGTCATGGTTACATGCAAATCAGATTTAAGGGAATGATATCAGACAACATGCTAGCCAATGAGGATGATGTTCAGAGTTTGGTGTTCGTGTGTATTTGCACACACGTCCGTCACCTTCCCTTTCTTCTCCGCATCAATGGCTTTCAGAAAGAAAAAGGTGAGTGCTTGTGCTTTCTTTACTTTCAGGTTTTAGGCTTGTGTTCACAGCTCATTTGGGACCAAACTAAAAGCATTTTTTATATGGAAAGATGTCAACACAGAGGACACACAGGGAGACAGAATAGCAAAATcatttattagtaaaaaaaaaaaattcacattcagCAGTTGGAGAAAGTTTCAAATCTGTTGAACAAAAGATGAAACTAATATCatttaatgttaacattaagGAAATAAAGaatacagaatatttatatatatatatatatatatatatatatatatatatatatatatatatatatatatatatatatataattagttgtgAAGGCACTAAAAAACTACATAAACATTAAGAAAACACAAACTTATTTAAAACTATGTACTGAAGACAATATAGTAAtgatacttaaagggatactccaccctaaaatgaacattttgtcattaatcatttacccccatgttgttccaaaccctagcaaaaactagctttctaatctttttgtattgttggttttcttttcatttattatacaattaacaaaagcaattcATAAAAAAgactaacactagcttgctctattctatctgttttattatattatttaaaagctcttgctacgtgtactgtgtttaagctaactgagacttgttatagcacttatgtaTCATTGCCCTTTTGtcgattttgattgcttccattatcctcatttataagtcgctttggataaaagcatctgctaaataatgacaatgtttattttgggggtggagtatccctttaccACTGAATCACAGATTTGCATCTTGGATTTTTAATTGTTGATATACAAATACTCCAAATAAACAAGTACTACCTTAAGCATTACTGGACCAGTCTGTATGTGATGTACCGTCCAGCAGTTTCACTCGGTCTGATGATCTTAACAACCTGAAGAACGTGCCACTAGTTACTTCAACACTCAAATGCTAAAACTAGAGATTTTAAAGTCCCGTTCACACCGCTACAGAATCCCATGCAGTTTAAATTTTTGAGCTGGCGATGGAACGTGTGCATGTCGAGCGATGCAAGTCACACAATAAAAGTTGAGAATTCTTCAACTTGATGCAAATGAGCAGTGAATTTTACGAGCGATAGCTCAATGGCGCTCATGACAGGACAGATTTCCTGAGTGATTTCAATGTAACCACATACATGGATATAAAAAAATGAGTTGAAAAGAAACCGTTGGCTGTATAAGTGAGTTTGAATGATGCATTGTTTCAAATTGTTCCTTATATGATGCAGTGAGCAGTTTAGGTTAATCATTTAGTTTATATAACAACACTCTCCAATAACAGAATAGCACTTTTATGACTTCTTCCtagtcatattagaatgatatcttaGTTTTACcggaaacatttataatttgtgatttgcattttctAAAGATATGTCAAGCCAATAACCAATAACCTCAGGGCGGCAGCAGTAGAAATGCCCACAAGTGTCTTCACAGCACGAGTCTAACCACCAAAAAGTCGCCGGcagtgtgaacggggctttagaGAAGTCAAAATAAGAAGTAAATACACATGAGTTCCTACCTGGCCTCTCTTTAAGCCAAAGTAACGGGCAACAGGATCCCCGGCTTGAATTCTGGGAAGCTGGCTTTCCTTTAGTTTACTGGAGAGGGGCTGGTTAAGGCTCAAGTACCAACTACTAAACCATACAACTGAATCTAATAAATCAgggttcaattaaaaaaaacaaaaacatttgttgcCTAAAATGAACACAGGCATTCACTTACAGTACATAGTATTTTCCCCCCGatactatgcaagtcaatggctaccgtcaactgtttggttaccagttcttcaaaatatcatcttttgtgttcaacagaagaaagaaactcatacaggtgtAGAACGACGTGAGGGGAGAGTAAATGTTGACCGTTTTCATGCGTGTTAATCCCTCCAACTGAAAgatttctaattttcacttaacttaataataaaaagtaaaataagaagaacacacacacaaaactataaCAGTATCATTGTATAAACTTTAACCAAATCTCAAAGGATACTACCGTGCCAGCAACTCTGTCACTTCCTCTTTAGTCATGACTATGTGCTCTGGAACAAGCTGAaagaaattattcttattattattattattatcattataattattatgcaaaCTACATTAACATTAATGTGCAATATTAGCATTTTGGTGCAAATGGTCAAATAAgtcaataaaaatctaaaatgccTAAAGCCCAAGACACTGCACCAGTAAGATCAATGCATGTCACACTGAGACATGGATCTAATAAATTTGGGAGTGATGTGTAAGTAGACTATGTGATGATGAAACCTATTAAAATCATACGACTCGACAACACACGTTACTATACAAGAATAAATGTCATCAGCATGCACTGGTGGTAAACAATAAGAGCATGATAAATCACACTTTAGCAGTTGTGGTTTTTATGTGTGCTGAAAAAACTGGAAGTGGCGAAAGAGGAAGGGATAAGAGCTTGAGTTTGTTGCGCTTTTATTGGCTGGTCAGTAAACGTGGATTGTAACAGCAAACATCCTGTATGCGATGATTCTGCTGAATCGTGTTTGGTTGCAAGACCGTGACAAGGGCCATCGGGCCATCTTCAAACCTCTCTCACTGCACGACACAGCAGCCATGAgcacagaaatagccacgattgTTTCACAATATCAGTCTTGTCGTCTGGGACAGCCGAAAATCCTGCAGTGTGTTTTGGGCTTTAAAAGAGATCAATATTATAAAAGCACACTTCAGTTTTTTcgtatgtctctttaaatgcatgaattctgattggctgtcaatgttttatcattttataaggTGAGGGGGGTAAAATCGTTCTTCAATTAGGAATATCATTCGTATGACGGAGTCGTAATGTTGAACCACCATAGACCACCATTACAAAAACTTAAGTTATCATGATTTTAGCACAGATGGACGATGACGTTGGAATCTGACCGATTTTACTTTTAGCCGATTTACAGTtgaaccaaaatttattcagacatctcacattatcacagtttattcgccTATTGTTTAGAAAAGGGTAATAAAATGACAATCCTCAAGAGTTAAACTGAACAAATtgatcttgataatgtcagataactttgatagaaaggtatgtaatggatAAGATAAACTAGTTACATTTAAGTACAGAGATAATACCAATTTAGGTTAATCAATGACCAagtaatgcttaattttgttcagtctgtggtgtaaaaagtctaaattagcaattaaagaaaaatactacagcaaaatatggtcaggtcaaagtgtctgaataatttttggtcccataTTACTGGTAGTAAACTGTATGAAGACTTTTTTGGTATAATATGTTACAGTTTACTTTGTTTTAATATCTTCACTTACATAAGTGAACTATAGTGTTcagcacccactagtaaaaataaataaataaacaaataattacatcTGGAGTCTACACAGTTTTGGTGTGACTGGACTgtaaaaacactgacagccaatcagaaactgCCTCCTCACCTCGTGCTCGGTGATGTTGATCAGAAGCTCCTGCTGTAGAAACTGCTCGAGTATGTACTTAGGCGCCATGTCCACCAGAGACTAAGatttcaaaaacaaacacttcGTTTAAACGCTATAACAGTCAATGCTGCTCTGAATGTAATTGTGTATGCTTGCGTCACCTGTTTGGCGGAGGGCGTCATGCCCATCTGGACTACAATGATGGCCCTGGTGATGTTTTCTTCTTGCATACGCTGGCAATACATCTTTATGGTCTTGATGCCCACCTTCGGTTCCTCTGAAAGCAAGAGCACGTTAGATTTGATCAATCACGCGCTCCTCGGCGGTCTGTAACGGACGAGTTCAACACGAGCAGGGCTTCTTACCGGGGAAGAACACGAACATCTGGTCGGTGGGGTCGTCGTTGTGGGCGACCAGGACCGTGAGATCGGTTCGCCGCGGTCGACCTTCGCTGGGTTTGTCTCCAAACTGGCTTCTGAACTCCTCGAGAGTCTGGTCCAGTTCATCCTGCGTCACCAAATAACCACGATCGTGACACAGCTGAAAGATTAAGATAGATATCACAAGGACATAATAGCATTTTCAGTTATTTGGATGCGGACTGTGTGTTAGGAGATCGTGAAACGCGTGCGGATCCGAATCAGCATCACAATCAACTGTCCGCGCGACATGtaaacaagtcaagtcaagtcatatATGGCCTTTAATATACCTGCATTATAGTTTTTCTAATTTTCCATAGTCTGTAGGTCTCTTCCTCGTCATCCATATCTCGTTAAAAAGAGGAAATTATTACGATAAAAACAGACCGCTCATTCGAGCCAATAAACTCCACGTTAGGGTCCCGTTTCTGACGGCGCGTGTATTTGACGTCAGACGTTACGCCACAGTGCGCACTTTTCATTCCGCGTGtacttaatgtttttgtaaatgtataagcTTTTGCTACACGCTTTCAacgaataaaatgttatatatgaaCATTTCTGGAATTTCATGTGGGAAGAAAGTGCGTGTGATTTCAGATAATTTGGTTCTTTCGAACAGTTCATGTCAAAGAACCGATTCACAAAATGATTCAGTAATTTATTTGTCGCttctaatatttacattacattttacatttagcagacgctttt
This DNA window, taken from Carassius auratus strain Wakin chromosome 22, ASM336829v1, whole genome shotgun sequence, encodes the following:
- the LOC113040093 gene encoding DNA-directed RNA polymerases I, II, and III subunit RPABC1 isoform X1, with the protein product MDDEEETYRLWKIRKTIMQLCHDRGYLVTQDELDQTLEEFRSQFGDKPSEGRPRRTDLTVLVAHNDDPTDQMFVFFPEEPKVGIKTIKMYCQRMQEENITRAIIVVQMGMTPSAKQSLVDMAPKYILEQFLQQELLINITEHELVPEHIVMTKEEVTELLARYKLKESQLPRIQAGDPVARYFGLKRGQVVKIIRPSETAGRYITYRLVQ
- the LOC113040093 gene encoding DNA-directed RNA polymerases I, II, and III subunit RPABC1 isoform X2 codes for the protein MDDEEETYRLWKIRKTIMQLCHDRGYLVTQDELDQTLEEFRSQFGDKPSEGRPRRTDLTVLVAHNDDPTDQMFVFFPEEPKVGIKTIKMYCQRMQEENITRAIIVVQMGMTPSAKQSLVDMAPKYILEQFLQQELLINITEHEPKTHCRIFGCPRRQD